A stretch of the Sphingobacterium thalpophilum genome encodes the following:
- a CDS encoding BON domain-containing protein translates to MKFCKLTFCLLAASATLSFSACKSGLSDDKLEEKIENALTGRNTVDVEVEKGKVILSGTAASEEEKQQIESIAKTAGDKDVKSIQNNIIVSAPVSATPAPIQTSNDDAVLGAAVNTFMKDFPSVQASVKNGIITVTGTLEQAKVVTLKQGLDNLNPKKVDLSGIVVK, encoded by the coding sequence ATGAAATTTTGTAAATTAACATTTTGTCTTTTGGCAGCGTCTGCGACACTTTCTTTTTCTGCTTGTAAATCAGGTCTGTCTGATGATAAACTAGAAGAAAAGATAGAGAACGCGTTAACCGGCCGTAACACGGTTGATGTTGAGGTCGAAAAAGGAAAAGTAATCCTAAGTGGTACGGCAGCTTCTGAGGAGGAGAAGCAGCAAATAGAATCCATCGCGAAGACTGCGGGAGATAAGGATGTGAAGTCCATTCAAAATAATATTATTGTTAGCGCTCCCGTTTCGGCAACACCGGCACCTATCCAAACTTCCAACGACGATGCTGTCCTGGGAGCGGCCGTTAATACCTTTATGAAAGATTTTCCCTCTGTTCAGGCGAGCGTCAAAAATGGTATCATTACCGTAACCGGGACATTGGAACAGGCAAAAGTGGTTACACTGAAACAAGGTTTAGACAATCTGAATCCCAAAAAAGTTGATTTGAGTGGTATTGTTGTCAAATAA
- a CDS encoding DUF695 domain-containing protein, translating to MRFLSNIFGRKHNKKDNIHEFWTWFLKNEQAFFHSVKNNDQIDQNFFSKLSPKVDALRKDLYFLTGMYNEHVAELVITPDGVVKNIAFVENLIESAPALPNWKFTALKPAFDDIEKLKITMYGFSFDINDMFFYPILHTYRPDEVDIVIVHPDYSENEKANITHGVEIFLDNYIGELNSIISIDSLSVTSKDMATGELIPLTKLKDYLIWREKEFIEKYTHLKHDTDLDSYTAFEGTMQNGSPILAVINTALLDWDGKASHPWIAILRIDYDGTTSHGMPDQQTYGLMDKFEEDLMLSFPPDIGSLNIGRETADNIREVYIACTEFRKTSHIIDQLIIVYQDQLQIDYSIYKDKYWRSFNRFCKQVD from the coding sequence ATGCGCTTTTTGAGTAATATTTTTGGCAGAAAACACAACAAAAAAGATAATATACACGAGTTTTGGACATGGTTCTTAAAAAATGAACAGGCATTTTTTCATAGTGTCAAAAATAACGACCAAATTGACCAAAATTTTTTCAGTAAGCTCAGCCCTAAAGTAGACGCCTTGCGGAAAGATCTCTACTTTCTGACCGGCATGTATAATGAACACGTCGCAGAGCTGGTCATTACGCCTGATGGGGTTGTCAAAAACATCGCCTTTGTCGAAAACCTAATCGAATCTGCCCCAGCACTTCCAAATTGGAAATTTACAGCACTGAAACCTGCTTTCGACGATATCGAAAAACTCAAGATTACGATGTACGGATTTTCGTTTGACATCAATGACATGTTCTTCTACCCGATACTTCATACCTATCGGCCAGATGAAGTGGATATTGTCATCGTCCATCCTGATTACTCAGAAAATGAAAAAGCAAACATTACACACGGAGTAGAAATATTCTTGGACAACTATATCGGAGAACTGAACTCAATCATTTCCATAGACAGTTTGAGTGTTACATCCAAGGACATGGCCACGGGGGAGCTGATTCCGCTGACCAAGCTAAAGGACTATTTAATCTGGCGGGAAAAGGAATTTATCGAGAAATATACACACCTAAAACACGATACCGACCTTGATTCATACACCGCCTTCGAAGGTACTATGCAAAATGGCAGCCCTATTCTGGCAGTAATCAATACTGCCTTACTGGACTGGGACGGCAAAGCATCACATCCATGGATCGCTATATTGCGTATTGATTATGATGGCACGACTAGCCATGGAATGCCTGATCAGCAGACTTACGGTTTAATGGATAAATTTGAAGAAGACTTAATGCTTAGCTTTCCTCCCGATATCGGAAGCCTCAACATCGGGCGTGAGACAGCAGACAATATTCGGGAAGTTTACATTGCATGTACAGAATTCAGAAAGACATCCCACATCATTGATCAGCTTATCATTGTCTATCAGGACCAGCTGCAGATAGATTATTCAATCTATAAGGACAAGTACTGGAGATCCTTTAATAGATTTTGTAAACAAGTTGATTAA
- a CDS encoding SH3 domain-containing protein, with protein MSLQEKYKVLLDTAQSSGVNDLNYAEMDGVLQIRGTAPTADVKNKLWEIYGHIDPNFQSGDVVLNVDVATEVPGSQVKVITENSNLNIRKGPGTDQPIVGKAAKGEIITLISKANDQWWLVRTKDNEEGYCYAQYLESV; from the coding sequence ATGTCATTGCAAGAAAAATATAAAGTCCTTTTGGACACCGCACAGTCTTCAGGTGTTAACGATCTCAATTATGCTGAGATGGACGGTGTACTACAGATCAGAGGTACAGCTCCGACTGCTGATGTAAAAAACAAGCTCTGGGAAATTTATGGTCATATAGATCCGAACTTTCAATCGGGTGATGTGGTCCTGAATGTCGATGTTGCCACCGAAGTGCCCGGGAGTCAGGTTAAGGTTATTACGGAAAATAGCAATCTAAATATCCGAAAAGGACCTGGCACGGATCAGCCTATCGTGGGAAAAGCAGCCAAAGGTGAAATCATTACATTGATCAGCAAAGCCAATGACCAATGGTGGCTGGTGAGAACCAAGGATAATGAAGAAGGTTACTGTTATGCGCAATATCTAGAATCTGTCTAG